A single genomic interval of Spinacia oleracea cultivar Varoflay chromosome 6, BTI_SOV_V1, whole genome shotgun sequence harbors:
- the LOC110801348 gene encoding uncharacterized protein isoform X1: MLGSDPDRKIDPKPGPDGLKMLEQYGPYGSQLPENYRMQLEDGEFIKELKVGHGYIVDALEVLVATPDGSTDIYHFGGDQGDENKRCSQPPNLNPNGYGPFGQGRDITNVSTFSSPDKSDGYVVVGFFGRSNNYLESVGVSIQKVTSLPKKIDQL; the protein is encoded by the exons ATGCTTGGATCGGACCCAGACCGAAAAATCGATCCAAAACCCGGACCGGACGG TCTCAAGATGTTAGAACAATACGGACCTTATGGCTCTCAATTACCGGAAAATTATCGCATGCAACTTGAAGATGGTGAATTTATCAAAGAACTAAAAGTGGGGCATGGATACATTGTGGACGCACTTGAAGTCTTGGTAGCTACGCCAGATGGGTCGACCGATATTTACCACTTCGGCGGCGACCAAGGAGATGAGAACAAG CGATGTAGCCAACCTCCTAATCTGAATCCGAACGGATACGGACCATTTGGACAAGGCAGGGATATTACAAACGTGTCCACATTTTCATCACCGGACAAGAGTGATGGCTACGTTGTTGTTGGATTTTTCGGAAGGAGCAACAACTATCTCGAGTCTGTTGGAGTATCCATCCAAAAGGTAACAtccttaccaaaaaaaattgatcaaCTTTGA
- the LOC110801348 gene encoding uncharacterized protein isoform X2, which yields MLGSDPDRKIDPKPGPDGLKMLEQYGPYGSQLPENYRMQLEDGEFIKELKVGHGYIVDALEVLVATPDGSTDIYHFGGDQGDENKRCSQPPNLNPNGYGPFGQGRDITNVSTFSSPDKSDGYVVVGFFGRSNNYLESVGVSIQKIQG from the exons ATGCTTGGATCGGACCCAGACCGAAAAATCGATCCAAAACCCGGACCGGACGG TCTCAAGATGTTAGAACAATACGGACCTTATGGCTCTCAATTACCGGAAAATTATCGCATGCAACTTGAAGATGGTGAATTTATCAAAGAACTAAAAGTGGGGCATGGATACATTGTGGACGCACTTGAAGTCTTGGTAGCTACGCCAGATGGGTCGACCGATATTTACCACTTCGGCGGCGACCAAGGAGATGAGAACAAG CGATGTAGCCAACCTCCTAATCTGAATCCGAACGGATACGGACCATTTGGACAAGGCAGGGATATTACAAACGTGTCCACATTTTCATCACCGGACAAGAGTGATGGCTACGTTGTTGTTGGATTTTTCGGAAGGAGCAACAACTATCTCGAGTCTGTTGGAGTATCCATCCAAAAG ATACAGGGATAA